A section of the Hyalangium minutum genome encodes:
- a CDS encoding fatty acid desaturase family protein encodes MRPPQTTSPSLDLPSLAVHALWWAWFPAFVLSWNHLTWTGRAAMLVAGWAVLFWNYAVLHNHMHVPIAKPAALKWGVSRTLGLSCGFPYRGYYLFHFNHHKYNDGPGDWGRRQPGEGAVRYVLRNALQPWFWPWAIVGNVWRAAKTRTQRLELVLDFVVVDGTLLGLVFWEPALGLSLFALWLVGQVSIFWLNLAAHYESDSTRRDSLAVTSTSRFYNFFFFNAGYHQAHHFWPQVPWQHLPTATQELAASARVRPTLQTSLSPINPLWVAKVIRGYSAEPCDRQTESTITSGTPSAVT; translated from the coding sequence CCTTCGCTGGACCTGCCGAGCCTCGCGGTACACGCGCTGTGGTGGGCCTGGTTCCCCGCCTTCGTGTTGAGCTGGAACCACCTGACGTGGACAGGCCGGGCGGCGATGTTAGTGGCGGGCTGGGCGGTGCTGTTCTGGAACTACGCCGTCCTGCACAACCACATGCACGTGCCCATCGCGAAGCCCGCGGCGCTCAAGTGGGGGGTGTCGCGGACGCTCGGGCTGTCATGTGGCTTCCCGTACCGGGGCTACTACCTGTTCCATTTCAACCATCACAAGTACAACGACGGGCCCGGAGACTGGGGGCGCCGTCAGCCCGGTGAGGGCGCGGTGCGCTACGTGCTGCGCAACGCGCTGCAGCCGTGGTTCTGGCCGTGGGCCATCGTCGGCAACGTGTGGCGGGCGGCGAAGACGCGCACGCAGCGCCTGGAGCTGGTGCTGGACTTCGTGGTGGTGGACGGCACGCTGCTGGGGCTCGTCTTCTGGGAGCCGGCTTTGGGGCTGAGCCTGTTCGCCCTGTGGCTGGTGGGCCAGGTCTCCATCTTCTGGCTCAACCTGGCGGCGCACTACGAGTCGGACTCGACGCGTCGGGACTCGCTGGCGGTCACCTCCACGTCCCGGTTCTATAATTTCTTCTTCTTCAACGCGGGCTATCATCAGGCGCACCACTTCTGGCCCCAGGTGCCGTGGCAGCACCTGCCGACGGCCACCCAGGAGCTGGCAGCGTCGGCCCGCGTTCGTCCAACACTGCAAACCTCGCTCTCCCCGATCAATCCCTTGTGGGTGGCGAAGGTGATCCGGGGCTATTCTGCCGAACCGTGCGACCGGCAGACGGAGTCGACGATTACCTCCGGGACCCCATCGGCCGTTACCTGA
- a CDS encoding helix-turn-helix transcriptional regulator, translating to MRRLVQVLDVERTAEAPHLSLVDLRRLESPDPSAFHLFVNYMRQREKDFAVAVKRQALVRPEGIIGAVVGGFYSLLSPSYPSRVFTDSAEALTWLGLTQEQGTALMAELNKLVAEATNESPLLQQLHRVLRPRLVEASLADTAREMGMSERTLQRRLKEANTSFQAELNNVQVRTAQQLLMETDMKLTAVAVEVGCASLQHFSSLFRKLVGESPSTWRDQQRKQQPPPQSSSGE from the coding sequence ATCCGCCGGCTGGTGCAGGTGCTGGACGTGGAGCGGACAGCGGAGGCGCCGCACCTGTCGCTGGTGGACTTGCGGCGGCTGGAGTCACCGGACCCCAGTGCGTTCCACCTCTTCGTCAACTACATGCGGCAGCGCGAGAAGGACTTCGCCGTGGCGGTGAAGCGCCAGGCGCTGGTGCGGCCGGAGGGAATCATCGGCGCGGTGGTGGGCGGGTTCTACAGCCTGCTGAGCCCCTCGTATCCCAGCCGCGTCTTCACGGACTCGGCCGAGGCGCTCACGTGGCTGGGCCTGACGCAGGAGCAGGGCACCGCGCTAATGGCGGAGCTGAACAAGCTCGTCGCCGAGGCCACGAATGAGTCGCCGCTGCTGCAGCAGCTCCACCGCGTGCTTCGGCCTCGGCTGGTGGAGGCGAGCCTGGCGGACACGGCGCGCGAGATGGGCATGTCCGAGCGGACGCTCCAGCGTCGCCTGAAGGAGGCCAACACCTCGTTCCAGGCCGAGCTGAACAACGTGCAGGTGCGCACCGCGCAGCAGCTCTTGATGGAGACGGACATGAAGCTGACGGCCGTCGCGGTGGAGGTGGGCTGCGCCTCGCTGCAGCACTTCAGCAGCTTGTTCCGCAAGCTCGTGGGCGAGTCCCCCAGTACCTGGCGTGACCAGCAGCGCAAGCAGCAGCCCCCGCCGCAGAGCTCCTCGGGCGAGTAG
- a CDS encoding TolB family protein gives MPTLRSCLKAAVPLLLSLFLFALPAEAKGPSVVEEKGRIVFVEANGKKLPLTSGAQDSQPSLSPDGKAVVFVRKGSGKKLESAAGEVEANELWWISTTGGKPRQLVKSAESDDPKKFLGGLQAPQFSPDGKAVYFMSAAWATSSSVHKVDVASGKTSFVTDGNTLEVIPRGEHQGKLIVQKHKYFLGGGTYDWFWLVDPAGKEVGPIGEDESSFKELYVSEPPASP, from the coding sequence ATGCCCACGCTCCGCTCCTGCCTGAAGGCCGCTGTTCCGCTGCTGCTGTCCCTCTTCCTGTTCGCCCTGCCCGCCGAGGCGAAAGGCCCCTCCGTGGTGGAGGAAAAGGGCCGCATCGTGTTCGTGGAGGCCAACGGGAAGAAGCTCCCGCTGACCTCCGGGGCACAGGACTCGCAGCCGAGCCTCTCGCCGGACGGAAAGGCCGTGGTCTTCGTCCGCAAGGGCTCCGGCAAGAAGCTGGAGTCCGCCGCGGGCGAAGTCGAGGCCAATGAGCTCTGGTGGATCAGCACCACGGGCGGCAAGCCCCGGCAGCTCGTGAAGTCCGCGGAGAGCGATGATCCGAAGAAGTTCCTCGGCGGGCTCCAGGCGCCCCAGTTCTCTCCAGATGGGAAGGCCGTGTACTTCATGAGCGCGGCCTGGGCGACGTCGAGCTCGGTGCACAAGGTGGACGTGGCCTCGGGGAAGACTTCGTTCGTCACGGACGGCAACACCCTGGAGGTCATCCCGCGCGGCGAGCACCAGGGGAAGCTCATCGTCCAGAAGCACAAGTACTTCCTGGGCGGCGGCACCTATGACTGGTTCTGGCTGGTGGATCCGGCGGGCAAGGAAGTCGGCCCCATCGGCGAGGACGAGAGCAGCTTCAAGGAGCTCTACGTCTCCGAGCCGCCCGCCTCACCCTGA
- a CDS encoding phospholipase D family protein encodes MRSMQAELLQGRALYREVVLAKLAHARESVWIATANVKAMFVEQGGQFAPVLELFDSLAKRGVGLRLLHAELPSRPFREAFDSRERLVRGGLELKVCPRVHFKAVVVDGAWAYVGSANLTGAGLGAKGEDTRNFELGFVTEDFDVIDRVTALYQAVWSGAECRSCRLRSICPDPILPANAAPAKQRKSDGIQLGKARRLRR; translated from the coding sequence ATGCGAAGCATGCAGGCGGAGCTGCTCCAAGGCCGCGCGCTCTACCGCGAGGTGGTGCTGGCCAAGCTGGCGCACGCGCGCGAGTCGGTGTGGATCGCCACGGCGAACGTGAAGGCGATGTTCGTGGAGCAGGGCGGCCAGTTCGCTCCGGTGCTGGAGCTGTTCGATTCGCTCGCGAAGCGCGGGGTGGGGCTGCGGCTGCTGCACGCGGAGCTGCCGAGCCGTCCGTTCCGCGAGGCGTTCGACTCGCGCGAGCGGCTGGTGCGCGGCGGGCTGGAGCTGAAGGTGTGCCCGCGCGTGCACTTCAAGGCGGTGGTGGTGGATGGCGCGTGGGCCTACGTGGGCAGCGCCAACCTCACGGGCGCGGGCCTGGGCGCCAAGGGCGAGGACACGCGCAACTTCGAGCTCGGTTTCGTCACCGAGGACTTCGACGTCATCGACCGGGTGACGGCGCTCTACCAGGCCGTGTGGAGCGGTGCCGAGTGCCGGAGCTGCCGGCTGCGCTCGATCTGCCCGGATCCGATTCTTCCCGCGAACGCTGCTCCCGCGAAGCAGAGGAAGTCCGACGGCATCCAGCTGGGCAAGGCTCGCCGCCTGCGCCGCTGA
- a CDS encoding TetR/AcrR family transcriptional regulator codes for MVSHGTAKAKRAGPQRARRDEDKEARRQLILAETQALYTATSYAEVKMADVAERSKLAKGTVFLYFPTKEALFLALLGDLLFAWLEKLEAQLGGTEDRWTGAKVARTVAESLEGEETLTRLLALRQTVLEQNVTVEQVRGFQERLLAAGGRVGALLEKRLAFLKRGEGGHFFIHVHALMTGLRQLADVAPVTREMLDLPHMAPLRVDFTPELTDALTTLLRGLEAR; via the coding sequence ATGGTGAGCCATGGGACGGCGAAGGCGAAGCGGGCGGGACCGCAGCGGGCGCGCAGGGACGAGGACAAGGAGGCGCGGCGTCAGCTCATCCTGGCGGAGACGCAGGCGCTCTACACGGCCACCTCCTATGCGGAGGTGAAGATGGCGGATGTGGCGGAGCGCTCGAAGCTCGCCAAGGGGACGGTGTTCCTCTACTTCCCGACGAAGGAGGCGCTGTTCCTGGCGCTGCTGGGGGACCTGCTCTTCGCCTGGCTCGAGAAGCTGGAGGCGCAGCTGGGTGGCACCGAGGACCGGTGGACGGGGGCGAAGGTGGCGCGCACGGTGGCCGAGTCGCTGGAGGGCGAGGAGACGCTGACGCGGCTGTTGGCGCTGCGGCAGACGGTGCTCGAGCAGAACGTCACGGTGGAGCAGGTGCGCGGCTTCCAGGAGCGGCTGCTGGCGGCGGGGGGGCGCGTGGGAGCGCTGCTGGAGAAGCGGCTGGCGTTCCTGAAGCGGGGCGAGGGCGGGCACTTCTTCATCCATGTGCACGCGCTGATGACGGGGCTGCGGCAGCTGGCGGACGTGGCGCCGGTGACGCGCGAGATGCTGGACCTGCCCCACATGGCACCGCTGCGCGTGGACTTCACGCCCGAGCTAACGGACGCGCTGACGACGTTGCTTCGCGGACTTGAGGCCCGCTAA